Proteins co-encoded in one Leucobacter exalbidus genomic window:
- a CDS encoding glutamine amidotransferase, translating to MTHSQETTRELVILSLYPRDMNIYGDRGNVLALSRRARAQGFTPVVVDLNPGDALPEHIDIVIGGGGQDSGQARVAADLAGRREQFHQLAEAGAPMLLVCGLYQLFGHRFITSTDETLEGIGVLDVETRGGSERMIGNIVLESADFGEVIGYENHSGNTTLGEGSTPFGRVLQGAGNNPTSGAEGARSHNVIGTYLHGSLLPKNPAVSDFLIAQAAKARYGSFEPVAGIDETTERARASAKRRPR from the coding sequence GTGACCCACTCACAGGAGACGACGCGTGAGCTCGTCATTCTTTCGCTCTACCCGCGCGACATGAACATTTACGGTGACCGCGGCAACGTGCTCGCGCTGTCACGCCGCGCACGCGCCCAGGGGTTCACCCCGGTGGTCGTTGACCTGAACCCGGGTGACGCGCTGCCCGAGCACATTGACATCGTGATCGGTGGCGGCGGCCAAGACTCAGGCCAGGCCCGCGTCGCCGCAGATCTCGCGGGTCGCCGCGAGCAGTTTCACCAGCTCGCCGAAGCGGGCGCCCCCATGCTGCTCGTGTGCGGGCTGTACCAGCTCTTCGGTCACCGCTTCATCACCAGCACCGACGAAACCCTCGAGGGTATCGGGGTGCTCGACGTGGAAACCCGTGGTGGCTCGGAGCGCATGATCGGCAACATTGTGCTCGAATCTGCAGACTTCGGTGAGGTCATTGGCTACGAAAACCACAGTGGCAACACCACGCTCGGCGAGGGCTCAACCCCGTTCGGGCGGGTGCTGCAGGGCGCGGGCAACAACCCCACCTCTGGCGCCGAGGGCGCACGCAGCCACAACGTGATCGGCACCTACCTGCACGGATCCCTGCTGCCGAAGAACCCCGCGGTCAGTGACTTCTTGATCGCCCAGGCCGCGAAGGCCCGCTACGGCAGCTTCGAACCGGTCGCCGGCATCGACGAGACCACCGAGCGCGCACGGGCCAGCGCAAAGCGCCGCCCCCGGTAG
- the ftsY gene encoding signal recognition particle-docking protein FtsY, which yields MAERSWSFSKAFKNIFSGPEQITDDTWDDLETALITADFGPDVTDSILDQLRADVERHRVTEVKEMRRMLRDAIEERLAAYDPTLTLSDRPAVVLVVGVNGVGKTTTIGKFANYLTAFDKKIIVGAADTFRAAAVEQLATWADRAGVDIVRPQQHGQDPASVAFQTVERAIEGGYDVAIIDTAGRLQTKGGLMDELGKVRRVVEKLAPVAEVLLVLDATTGQNGLAQAEAFIEHAGVTGLVLTKLDGSAKGGFVLSVQQKTGLAIKLVGQGEGIGDLTGFTPHVFAQQLVG from the coding sequence ATGGCAGAGCGATCCTGGTCTTTCTCGAAGGCTTTTAAGAACATTTTTAGTGGCCCCGAGCAGATCACCGATGACACGTGGGACGATCTTGAGACCGCGCTCATCACGGCAGACTTCGGCCCCGACGTCACCGATTCGATCCTTGATCAGTTGCGCGCAGACGTCGAACGTCACCGCGTCACTGAGGTGAAAGAGATGCGGCGCATGCTGCGCGACGCGATCGAAGAGCGGCTCGCGGCATACGATCCGACACTCACGCTGTCTGATCGCCCCGCGGTCGTACTCGTGGTCGGTGTGAACGGTGTGGGCAAGACCACCACGATCGGCAAGTTCGCGAACTACCTCACCGCCTTCGATAAGAAGATCATCGTCGGTGCGGCAGACACGTTCCGTGCGGCCGCCGTCGAGCAGCTCGCCACGTGGGCCGATCGCGCAGGCGTCGACATTGTGCGCCCGCAGCAGCACGGCCAAGATCCCGCTTCGGTTGCGTTCCAGACCGTCGAGCGCGCGATCGAGGGCGGTTATGACGTCGCCATTATTGACACGGCCGGCCGATTGCAGACCAAGGGCGGCCTGATGGATGAGCTTGGCAAGGTGCGCCGCGTCGTTGAGAAGCTGGCCCCCGTCGCCGAGGTGCTGCTGGTGCTTGACGCGACGACCGGCCAGAATGGGCTCGCGCAGGCCGAAGCCTTCATCGAGCACGCTGGCGTGACCGGCTTGGTGCTCACCAAGCTCGACGGCTCAGCCAAGGGCGGGTTTGTGCTCTCGGTGCAGCAGAAGACGGGCCTGGCGATTAAGCTCGTGGGCCAGGGTGAGGGCATCGGTGATCTCACCGGCTTCACGCCGCACGTCTTCGCGCAGCAGCTCGTCGGCTAA
- a CDS encoding branched-chain amino acid ABC transporter permease produces the protein MSPRRLSLLILIGVLAMFGLSSLALPPAYADTCAPDPATACIQGIIKTSAGDPAAGVTIDLDEGAQQTETDDAGRWSFAVDADGEYTVALDTATLPSGEFAKGQAERTVNVKLYNSVSALFPLTDDEAAAAAPGAAGTSGASGTDAPAGQAPASTNQSGAAPGAATATEASGDGFSWPRLWQQAASGVRMGLLLSLAAVGLSLVFGTTGFSNFAHAEMLSMGGILAFLFMSLTGNIWLAGGISVVLMAAFGWVQDAALWKPLRKKRLSLMQLMIVSIGLSIVLQNVFQFFFGANVLRIDPSTPKTITMLGVTLTVQSYVAMAIALVAIVGVGVALKFTRFGRATRAVSDNPALAEASGIDVNRVIRVVWIASAALAGLAGVLLGLVLNGISWNTGWHFLLLLFAAVVLGGIGTAFGAVIGAMIIGMIVEMANIWLPGDLKHAAALFILIVVLLIRPQGIFGRKERIG, from the coding sequence GTGTCCCCGAGACGCCTTTCGCTTCTGATTCTTATCGGTGTACTCGCGATGTTTGGCCTCTCTTCGCTGGCGCTGCCGCCGGCGTACGCCGACACGTGCGCACCCGATCCTGCCACCGCCTGCATTCAGGGCATCATCAAGACGAGCGCGGGCGACCCCGCCGCGGGCGTCACCATCGACCTCGACGAGGGCGCTCAGCAGACCGAAACCGATGACGCTGGCCGGTGGAGCTTCGCGGTCGACGCAGACGGCGAGTACACCGTCGCGCTCGACACCGCGACCCTGCCCAGCGGCGAATTCGCGAAGGGTCAGGCCGAGCGCACCGTCAATGTGAAGCTCTACAACAGTGTGAGCGCGCTCTTCCCGCTCACCGACGATGAGGCCGCCGCCGCGGCCCCAGGCGCCGCGGGCACCTCGGGAGCTTCGGGCACCGATGCACCCGCGGGCCAGGCCCCCGCCAGCACGAACCAGTCGGGCGCCGCTCCCGGTGCAGCGACCGCGACCGAAGCCAGCGGCGACGGTTTCTCGTGGCCGCGCCTGTGGCAGCAAGCCGCCTCGGGTGTGCGCATGGGCCTGCTCTTGTCGCTCGCCGCCGTGGGCCTGTCGCTCGTGTTCGGCACGACCGGGTTCAGCAACTTCGCGCACGCCGAGATGCTGTCAATGGGTGGCATTCTCGCGTTCCTGTTCATGTCACTCACCGGCAACATCTGGCTCGCGGGCGGCATTTCCGTCGTGCTCATGGCCGCGTTTGGCTGGGTGCAAGATGCGGCGCTGTGGAAACCGCTGCGCAAGAAACGCCTGAGCCTGATGCAGCTGATGATCGTATCGATCGGCCTCTCCATCGTGCTGCAGAACGTCTTCCAGTTCTTCTTTGGCGCCAACGTGCTGCGCATCGACCCGAGCACCCCCAAAACCATCACCATGCTCGGCGTCACCCTCACCGTGCAGTCGTATGTGGCGATGGCCATCGCGCTGGTCGCGATCGTGGGCGTCGGCGTCGCGCTGAAGTTCACACGCTTCGGCCGTGCCACGCGCGCCGTGTCAGATAACCCCGCGCTCGCCGAGGCCTCTGGCATCGACGTGAACCGCGTCATTAGAGTGGTGTGGATCGCCAGCGCCGCCCTCGCGGGCCTCGCCGGTGTGCTGCTCGGCCTCGTGCTCAACGGTATTTCGTGGAACACCGGCTGGCACTTCCTGCTGCTGTTGTTCGCTGCGGTTGTGCTCGGCGGTATCGGCACCGCCTTCGGCGCGGTCATCGGCGCCATGATCATCGGCATGATCGTTGAAATGGCCAACATTTGGCTGCCGGGTGACCTTAAGCACGCCGCAGCACTCTTCATTCTCATTGTCGTTCTGCTGATTCGTCCGCAGGGCATATTCGGCCGCAAAGAGCGGATCGGTTAG
- a CDS encoding RNA-binding protein: MAEQALAEALDHLVRGISAHPDQVRVDSRDTGRGEVLEVRVHPEDLGRVIGRGGRTASSLRTVVSALSESGRVRVDVIDTDVVDSSVIEADAVETDAVVTDAAHAATVEGGA; this comes from the coding sequence TTGGCTGAACAGGCGCTAGCTGAAGCGCTCGATCACCTGGTGCGCGGAATCTCTGCGCACCCCGATCAGGTGCGCGTGGATTCACGCGATACCGGCCGCGGCGAGGTACTCGAGGTGCGCGTGCACCCCGAGGATCTGGGCCGTGTGATCGGTCGCGGCGGGCGCACTGCGTCGTCGCTGCGCACCGTGGTTTCGGCACTGTCGGAATCTGGTCGTGTACGCGTTGACGTGATTGACACTGATGTGGTCGATTCCAGCGTGATCGAGGCTGACGCAGTTGAAACCGACGCCGTCGTTACTGACGCGGCGCACGCTGCCACTGTCGAGGGCGGCGCCTGA
- the rpsP gene encoding 30S ribosomal protein S16 → MAVKIRLKRFGKIRAPFYRVVVADSRTKRDGRVIEEIGQYHPTSHPSFIEIDSDRAQYWLSVGAQPTEQVAALLKLTGDWAKHTGVGSTESKVLAPEAKPAFVADASKKAVLRPKAEKPAEAPAEAPAEEAAAETTEA, encoded by the coding sequence ATGGCTGTCAAGATTCGCCTCAAGCGCTTCGGTAAGATCCGCGCCCCCTTCTACCGTGTTGTTGTTGCTGACTCGCGCACCAAGCGCGACGGCCGCGTCATCGAGGAGATCGGTCAGTACCACCCGACCTCACACCCCTCGTTCATCGAGATCGATTCAGATCGCGCTCAGTACTGGCTCAGCGTTGGCGCACAGCCGACCGAGCAGGTTGCTGCTCTGCTGAAGCTCACGGGCGACTGGGCTAAGCACACCGGTGTTGGTAGCACCGAGTCGAAGGTTCTCGCTCCCGAGGCCAAGCCTGCATTCGTTGCTGACGCATCGAAGAAGGCTGTTCTGCGCCCCAAGGCTGAGAAGCCTGCTGAGGCTCCCGCAGAGGCGCCCGCTGAAGAAGCAGCTGCAGAGACCACCGAGGCCTAA
- the rimM gene encoding ribosome maturation factor RimM (Essential for efficient processing of 16S rRNA), protein MADASGRAQAPRPASGAGSLRVGRLTKPHGLKGGVKLELFTDNPELRFTPGAVFYLQVPEDSQWFGRTITMRELRWFNEAPVGFFTEVPDRTAAESIVRAILWIDEEAVAEGQEDDAWYDHQLVGLQVVREGANGPEVLGKVAEVQHFPAQDLITVTTANGPVLVPFVEAIVPSVDLEAGVMHVTPPAGLFEELEPAEGEDPA, encoded by the coding sequence ATGGCCGACGCTTCCGGGCGTGCGCAAGCTCCCCGTCCCGCTAGCGGGGCGGGGAGCTTGCGTGTTGGCCGACTGACGAAACCCCACGGCCTCAAGGGCGGTGTGAAGCTCGAGTTGTTCACCGACAACCCCGAGCTGCGCTTCACCCCCGGCGCCGTGTTCTACCTTCAGGTACCCGAAGACTCACAGTGGTTCGGGCGCACCATCACGATGCGTGAGCTGCGCTGGTTCAACGAGGCCCCCGTCGGCTTCTTCACCGAGGTTCCCGACCGCACCGCGGCCGAGAGCATCGTGCGCGCGATCCTGTGGATCGACGAGGAGGCTGTCGCCGAGGGCCAAGAAGATGACGCATGGTACGACCACCAGCTCGTTGGGCTGCAGGTCGTGCGCGAGGGCGCCAACGGCCCCGAGGTGCTTGGCAAGGTTGCAGAAGTGCAGCACTTCCCGGCGCAAGACCTGATCACCGTCACCACTGCCAACGGCCCCGTTTTGGTGCCGTTTGTTGAGGCGATTGTGCCCAGCGTTGACCTCGAAGCCGGCGTCATGCACGTCACCCCGCCCGCGGGATTGTTCGAAGAACTCGAGCCCGCTGAGGGGGAGGACCCCGCGTGA
- a CDS encoding 3-hydroxyacyl-CoA dehydrogenase: MQNLTVLGTGVLGSQIIFQAAYSDKQVVAYDLNDEILGNLPARWEYLKPRYLAEVPGATPEKLAAAVGRIRASSDLADALVDADIVIEAVPERLDIKQSTWEQVGKLAPEKTNFCTNSSTLLPSDIAPFTGRPEKFLALHFANEVWSKNTGEVMGHPGTDPAVFEAVAQFAAEIGMVPIRIHKEQPGYVLNSLLVPFLNASAKLVVNKVASFEDIDKTWRIATGAPVGPFQIYDIVGMMTPYNLGKDSDDADMREFAEFVKREYIDKGWLGKGAGRGFYDYGGQ; the protein is encoded by the coding sequence ATGCAGAACCTGACCGTATTGGGCACGGGCGTCTTAGGCTCCCAGATCATTTTTCAAGCGGCCTACTCGGACAAACAGGTCGTCGCGTACGATCTCAACGATGAGATCCTCGGCAATCTGCCGGCGCGATGGGAATACCTGAAGCCGCGATACCTCGCCGAGGTGCCGGGCGCGACGCCCGAGAAGCTGGCGGCCGCGGTGGGGCGTATTCGTGCCTCATCAGATCTTGCAGACGCGCTCGTCGATGCCGACATCGTGATTGAAGCGGTGCCCGAGCGTCTCGATATTAAACAGAGCACGTGGGAACAGGTGGGCAAGCTTGCCCCCGAGAAAACGAACTTCTGCACCAACTCATCCACGCTGCTGCCCAGCGACATCGCCCCGTTCACGGGCCGCCCCGAGAAGTTTCTCGCCCTGCACTTTGCCAACGAGGTGTGGTCAAAGAACACCGGTGAGGTGATGGGGCACCCGGGCACCGACCCGGCCGTGTTTGAAGCGGTGGCGCAGTTCGCTGCCGAGATAGGCATGGTGCCGATCAGAATCCATAAAGAGCAGCCGGGCTACGTACTGAACTCGCTGCTCGTGCCGTTTCTAAACGCGAGCGCGAAGCTGGTCGTCAACAAGGTCGCTTCGTTTGAAGACATTGACAAGACCTGGCGCATCGCGACCGGTGCCCCGGTGGGCCCCTTCCAGATCTACGACATCGTCGGCATGATGACCCCGTACAACCTCGGCAAAGACAGCGACGACGCTGATATGCGCGAGTTCGCTGAATTCGTGAAGCGCGAGTACATCGATAAGGGCTGGCTCGGCAAGGGGGCCGGGCGCGGCTTCTACGACTACGGCGGCCAATAG
- the ffh gene encoding signal recognition particle protein, translated as MATFGNLSARLTDTFKNLRAKGKLSASDIDSTVREIRRALLEADVALDVVKDFTGKVRDRALGDEVSEALNPAQQVVQIVNEELVSILGGEQRRLEFAKNPPTIIMLAGLQGAGKTTLAGKLAKWLKGQGHTPLLVACDLQRPNAVTQLSVVAEQAGVAVFAPEPGNGVGDPVKVAKNGVAEAKAKHHDFVIVDTAGRLGVDAEMMKQAADIRKAVNPDEVLFVIDAMIGQDAVATAKAFQEGVDFTGVVLTKLDGDARGGAALSIRSVTGRPILFASTGEGLGDFEPFHPDRMASRILDLGDILTLIEQAQGAFDEDEARKVAEKIAKDAFTLDDFLGQMQQMRKAGSIKKMMGMLPGMGKMKEQLDNFDEREIVHTEAIIQSMTKAERENPKMLNGSRRLRIAKGSGMTVTDVNQLVQRFEQAAKMMKTVARGGMPQIPGMGPMPGMGSHGGKKKQQTKGKGSKKSGNPAKRAQELSGVEAAKAAAPAGLGFGLGGGGATAAPSEEEMAKLQQMLGKGLR; from the coding sequence ATGGCTACTTTCGGAAACCTCTCTGCGCGGCTCACCGACACCTTCAAGAACCTGCGGGCGAAGGGCAAGCTGTCGGCGTCTGACATTGACAGCACGGTGCGTGAGATTCGTCGCGCCCTACTCGAAGCCGACGTTGCGCTTGACGTGGTGAAGGACTTCACCGGCAAGGTGCGCGATCGCGCCCTCGGCGACGAGGTCAGCGAGGCACTCAACCCGGCTCAGCAGGTCGTGCAGATCGTCAACGAGGAGCTCGTCAGCATCCTCGGTGGCGAGCAGCGCCGCCTCGAGTTCGCGAAGAACCCGCCCACGATCATCATGCTCGCCGGCCTGCAGGGCGCTGGTAAGACCACGCTCGCGGGCAAGCTCGCCAAGTGGCTCAAGGGCCAGGGGCACACCCCGCTGCTCGTCGCGTGTGACCTTCAGCGCCCCAACGCCGTCACGCAGCTCAGCGTGGTGGCCGAGCAGGCGGGCGTCGCAGTGTTCGCGCCCGAGCCCGGCAACGGTGTGGGCGACCCCGTCAAGGTCGCCAAGAACGGTGTGGCTGAGGCGAAGGCGAAGCACCACGACTTCGTGATCGTCGATACCGCCGGTCGTTTGGGCGTTGACGCCGAGATGATGAAGCAGGCGGCAGACATTCGCAAGGCCGTCAACCCCGACGAAGTGCTCTTCGTGATTGACGCGATGATCGGTCAAGACGCGGTCGCCACGGCGAAGGCGTTCCAAGAGGGCGTCGACTTCACCGGCGTGGTGCTCACCAAGCTTGACGGTGACGCACGCGGTGGTGCTGCGCTGTCGATTCGCAGCGTCACGGGCAGGCCGATTCTGTTCGCCTCAACCGGTGAGGGCCTGGGCGATTTCGAGCCCTTCCACCCCGACCGTATGGCCAGCCGCATCCTTGACCTGGGCGATATTCTCACGCTCATCGAGCAGGCGCAGGGCGCCTTCGATGAGGATGAGGCGCGCAAGGTTGCCGAGAAGATCGCGAAGGATGCGTTCACGCTCGACGACTTCCTCGGCCAGATGCAGCAGATGCGCAAGGCCGGCTCCATCAAGAAGATGATGGGCATGCTGCCGGGCATGGGCAAGATGAAGGAGCAGCTCGACAACTTTGACGAGCGCGAGATCGTGCACACCGAGGCCATCATCCAGTCGATGACTAAGGCCGAGCGCGAGAACCCCAAGATGCTCAACGGCTCACGTCGTCTGCGCATCGCCAAGGGTTCGGGCATGACCGTCACCGACGTTAACCAGCTCGTGCAGCGCTTCGAGCAGGCCGCCAAGATGATGAAGACCGTTGCGCGCGGCGGCATGCCGCAGATCCCCGGTATGGGGCCGATGCCCGGCATGGGCAGCCACGGCGGCAAGAAGAAGCAGCAGACCAAGGGCAAGGGTTCGAAGAAGTCGGGCAACCCGGCCAAGCGCGCCCAAGAACTCTCGGGCGTCGAAGCCGCGAAGGCCGCAGCCCCCGCGGGCTTGGGCTTCGGACTCGGCGGTGGGGGAGCAACAGCTGCCCCGAGCGAAGAAGAGATGGCCAAACTGCAGCAGATGCTGGGTAAGGGCCTGCGCTAA
- a CDS encoding Mur ligase family protein: MRDVISAAVGKTVRQVARLRGGGSALPGLVVEKIDPGFLGRVLGRLPYGVVAVSGTNGKTTTTKMVVEMLEARGLRVFTNKTGSNFSRGVVAAAIQECSLSGRIDADVAVIELDEAHAMYFINRVPPRFTLLLNVLRDQLDRFGEIDTTARYLQRIADATTGGLVVNREDRLVARIGEITRERAGGPQVRDFGLAPDLLATFPSDDDFHADAAAAPSPEPADAVPADVTLTKLGDHKATFVIDGEDHHTSLKLEGLYNTFNAAAALSTVRMILAAGPQAGQSIANQPTADSAAIVEALSQVRPAFGRGEQLVLDDQPLELVLVKNPAGFRLGLASFEAAGVATMIAINDQYADGRDMSWLWDVDFSTLATDGVNLISGTRAWDMALRLEHDDVAVGHVEEDLGAALTAFRERTMGQPRRIYCTYTAMLELRRALALVTDVEDIW; the protein is encoded by the coding sequence ATGCGTGATGTAATTTCAGCCGCCGTCGGTAAGACAGTGCGCCAAGTGGCGCGACTGCGCGGCGGCGGCTCAGCTCTGCCCGGGCTCGTCGTCGAAAAGATTGACCCCGGGTTCTTGGGCCGTGTGCTCGGCCGACTGCCCTACGGGGTGGTCGCCGTGAGCGGCACCAACGGCAAAACCACCACCACGAAGATGGTGGTGGAAATGTTGGAGGCCCGCGGCCTACGCGTGTTCACCAACAAAACCGGATCAAACTTCTCTCGCGGCGTGGTCGCCGCCGCCATTCAGGAGTGCTCCCTGAGTGGCCGCATTGACGCCGATGTCGCGGTGATTGAGCTCGACGAAGCCCACGCGATGTACTTCATCAACCGGGTGCCGCCGCGGTTCACGCTGCTGCTAAACGTGCTGCGTGATCAGCTCGACCGCTTCGGCGAGATCGACACGACCGCCCGCTACCTGCAGCGCATCGCCGATGCCACCACCGGTGGCCTCGTCGTCAACCGCGAAGATCGCCTCGTCGCCCGCATCGGTGAGATCACCCGCGAGCGCGCGGGCGGGCCCCAGGTGCGCGACTTTGGGCTCGCACCAGACCTGCTCGCCACGTTCCCGAGCGATGACGATTTTCACGCCGATGCGGCAGCGGCGCCTTCGCCCGAACCGGCTGACGCGGTGCCCGCCGATGTCACGCTCACGAAGCTGGGCGACCACAAGGCAACGTTTGTCATCGACGGCGAAGACCACCACACCTCGCTGAAGCTTGAGGGCCTCTACAACACCTTCAACGCCGCCGCGGCGCTTTCGACCGTGCGCATGATTTTGGCGGCGGGCCCGCAGGCCGGCCAAAGCATCGCCAACCAGCCGACCGCAGACTCGGCCGCGATCGTCGAAGCGCTCTCTCAGGTGCGCCCCGCGTTTGGCCGTGGCGAGCAGCTCGTGCTCGACGACCAACCGCTCGAACTCGTGCTCGTGAAGAACCCCGCAGGCTTCAGGCTCGGGCTCGCCTCGTTTGAGGCGGCCGGGGTCGCGACGATGATCGCGATCAACGACCAGTACGCTGATGGCCGCGACATGTCGTGGCTGTGGGACGTCGACTTCTCGACACTCGCCACCGACGGTGTCAACCTCATCAGCGGCACTCGCGCGTGGGATATGGCGCTGCGGCTGGAACACGACGACGTCGCCGTTGGGCACGTTGAAGAGGACCTCGGCGCCGCGCTCACGGCCTTCCGTGAGCGCACCATGGGGCAGCCGCGCCGCATCTACTGCACCTACACCGCCATGCTCGAGCTGCGCCGTGCGCTCGCGCTCGTTACCGACGTGGAGGACATCTGGTGA
- the trmD gene encoding tRNA (guanosine(37)-N1)-methyltransferase TrmD: MRIDVVTIFPGYFDALELSLLGKAKHKGLIDVRVHDLREHAHDKHRTVDDTPAGGGAGMVMKPEPWGVCLDGILDSAASEAAEASDAAQVPDPDPLIIFPSPAGDVFNQRMARELAEESHLVFGCGRYEGIDQRVFDEYSARGRVRLVSLGDYVLNGGEVASIAMIEAIGRLVPGVVGNPQSLVEESHEEDGLLEYPSYTKPASWRDREVPPVLLGGNHKAIEAWRTEQRIERTRRVRPDLLPRELRGEPRGRHVAE; this comes from the coding sequence GTGAGGATCGATGTCGTCACAATCTTTCCCGGCTACTTCGACGCGCTCGAACTATCGCTGCTGGGCAAAGCCAAGCACAAGGGACTGATTGACGTGCGCGTGCACGATCTGCGCGAACACGCGCACGATAAGCACCGCACGGTCGACGACACGCCTGCGGGCGGTGGCGCCGGCATGGTGATGAAACCAGAACCGTGGGGCGTCTGCCTCGATGGCATCTTGGACAGCGCGGCATCTGAGGCTGCTGAAGCCTCCGATGCTGCGCAGGTTCCTGATCCGGATCCGCTCATCATCTTCCCGTCACCCGCTGGCGACGTGTTCAACCAGCGCATGGCCCGCGAACTCGCTGAAGAATCGCACCTCGTGTTCGGCTGCGGCCGCTACGAGGGCATCGATCAGCGGGTGTTCGACGAGTACTCGGCCCGCGGCCGCGTGCGACTCGTGAGCCTGGGCGACTACGTGCTGAACGGCGGTGAAGTCGCCTCGATCGCCATGATCGAAGCGATCGGCCGCCTCGTTCCCGGCGTCGTAGGCAACCCGCAAAGCCTCGTGGAAGAATCCCACGAGGAAGACGGGCTGCTCGAGTACCCGAGCTACACCAAGCCGGCTTCCTGGCGCGACCGTGAGGTGCCCCCGGTGCTGCTGGGTGGCAACCACAAAGCGATCGAAGCGTGGCGCACCGAGCAGCGCATCGAGCGCACGCGCCGGGTTCGCCCCGACCTTCTGCCGCGCGAGCTGCGCGGCGAACCGCGTGGGCGGCACGTCGCAGAGTAA
- a CDS encoding alpha/beta fold hydrolase — MHRSAEYLIGTAIAARDIWTDVPLDWNDPGGETIRVFARELVAAEKRHEELPLLVHLQGGPGGKGPRPLARGAWLDTALKRFRVVIPDQRGTGRSTPLSGRDFAEMAAEEGARRLSLHRADSIVRDFEAIRHTHYAGRPWWSIGQSYGGFLTLHYLSVAPEAIVASAVTGGLASIDPDPDEVYRRTFPRVSEKNRVFAQRFGHLTERIGRVADVLAAGETYLPDGDLLTVRRLQTLGLDFGMGPGYDRVHWMFDEAFADAGETRLSDTFIATVGQATAYATNPLFMALQESIYGPGPSAWAAQRARDARPEFAESRRPLQFTGEMAFPWMFEEIRALRGFRDAVELLASREWPIALYDHARLAANEVPVEAAVYFADMYVDAELSLDTARRVGGVNTWVTNEYEHDGVHHDGVAERLFVALERRVG; from the coding sequence ATGCACCGTAGCGCCGAATACCTGATTGGCACCGCGATCGCCGCGCGCGATATCTGGACCGATGTGCCGCTGGATTGGAACGATCCCGGCGGCGAAACGATTCGCGTATTTGCTCGCGAACTGGTCGCGGCCGAAAAGCGCCACGAAGAACTGCCGCTGCTCGTGCATCTGCAGGGTGGCCCGGGCGGCAAGGGCCCACGTCCCCTCGCACGCGGCGCCTGGCTGGATACGGCGCTGAAGCGCTTTCGCGTGGTGATCCCCGATCAGCGCGGCACCGGCCGCTCGACCCCGCTGTCGGGCCGCGACTTTGCCGAGATGGCCGCCGAAGAGGGCGCGCGCCGGCTGTCGCTGCACCGCGCCGACTCGATCGTGCGCGACTTCGAGGCGATCAGGCACACGCACTACGCCGGCCGCCCGTGGTGGAGCATTGGGCAAAGCTACGGCGGCTTCCTCACGCTGCACTACCTGTCGGTCGCTCCCGAGGCGATCGTGGCTTCGGCGGTGACGGGCGGGCTGGCGTCGATTGATCCGGATCCCGACGAGGTATACCGCCGCACGTTTCCGCGCGTCAGCGAGAAGAACCGCGTCTTTGCGCAGCGGTTCGGGCACCTCACGGAGCGCATCGGCCGCGTCGCCGATGTGCTCGCGGCGGGGGAGACATATCTGCCCGACGGTGACCTGCTGACCGTGCGCCGGCTGCAGACCCTCGGCCTCGACTTTGGGATGGGCCCGGGCTACGACCGGGTGCACTGGATGTTTGACGAGGCCTTTGCCGATGCGGGCGAGACGCGGCTCAGCGACACCTTTATCGCCACGGTCGGGCAGGCGACGGCATACGCGACGAACCCGCTGTTCATGGCCCTGCAAGAAAGCATTTATGGGCCAGGGCCTTCTGCCTGGGCGGCCCAGCGTGCCCGCGACGCGCGCCCCGAATTCGCCGAGAGTCGCAGGCCACTGCAGTTCACCGGCGAGATGGCGTTCCCCTGGATGTTCGAAGAGATTCGCGCGCTGCGCGGGTTTCGTGACGCCGTTGAACTGCTCGCTTCGCGCGAGTGGCCGATCGCGCTCTACGATCACGCGCGCCTCGCAGCAAATGAGGTGCCTGTTGAAGCGGCGGTCTACTTCGCCGATATGTACGTCGATGCCGAGCTCTCGCTCGACACCGCGCGCCGCGTCGGCGGGGTGAATACGTGGGTGACGAACGAGTATGAACACGACGGTGTGCACCACGATGGCGTTGCTGAGCGACTGTTTGTGGCCCTTGAGCGACGTGTTGGCTGA